A section of the Drosophila subobscura isolate 14011-0131.10 chromosome A, UCBerk_Dsub_1.0, whole genome shotgun sequence genome encodes:
- the LOC117894046 gene encoding calpain-C translates to MASKYERIISDCRTKNVLWEDGDFPAVQSSVFYYQTPPFTFQWKRIAELNNAQASFLNENAEFDVVPGKMGDRWLVSCLGVLYSLRNLFYRVVPADQSLNKSQGIYRFRLWWCGEWVEVLVDDRLPTINGRLAFMQPQSSNCFWAALLEKAIAKLHGSYEALKYGTRSDGLTDLLGGVVKCMPIVADTIRPQTLKDQLASTCIVTCLAVKASSVQKKNIAERLPNGILVNVNYRLSSLDKVETLMGDSVQLICVKDTFSCKPFGDKTNFLGDWSPLSKTWERVSSGERARLLNQLNLGEFWMSFYDFVQIFTALEIVYLDSETANDEEMLKNRPLHWKMKMYQGQWKRGVTAGGCRNHESFHINPQLLVSVQEKQDVVIALNQHTAVEPKVIGFTMYTWNREYNLNECLQKDFFKNHVSFLNSDYGNTRHVCYHTQLEAGHYVLIPTTYEPAEEAHFTIRILGTSALRLSCLETQTMILLDPFPALKSEDSIQKIKSVCQYEPVYMQLADENKTINCFELHELLEACLPNDYIKGCANIDICRQVIALQDKSGNGRITFQQFKTFMVNLKSWQGVFKMYTKEKAGILRAERLRDALCDIGFQLSTDIMNCLIQRYIRKDGTLRLSDFVSAVIHLTTAFNQFHLKNYSQVNVIEVHLHDWIKSILSC, encoded by the exons ATGGCATCAAAATATGAGCGTATTATAAGTGATTGTCGAACGAAGAACGTACTCTGGGAAGACGGCGATTTCCCCGCAGTGCAGTCGTCCGTCTTCTATTACCAAACGCCCCCATTCACGTTCCAGTGGAAGCGTATTGCCGAGCTGAACAATGCCCAGGCCTCGTTTCTCAATGAAAACGCCGAATTCGATGTGGTGCCTGGCAAGATGGGCGATCGTTGGCTGGTCTCCTGCCTGGGGGTGCTCTACTCGCTGCGAAATCTCTTCTATCGCGTGGTGCCCGCCGATCAGAGTCTCAACAAATCGCAGGGCATCTATCGCTTTCGCCTATGGTGGTGCGGCGAATGGGTCGAGGTTCTGGTCGACGATCGTCTGCCCACCATAAACGGACGTCTGGCCTTTATGCAGCCCCAGTCCTCGAACTGCTTCTGGGCTGCTCTCCTGGAGAAAGCCATAGCCAAGCTGCATGGCTCGTATGAGGCCCTCAAGTATGGCACACGCTCGGATGGACTCACTGATCTGCTTGGCGGCGTGGTCAAGTGTATGCCCATTGTGGCGGACACCATTAGGCCGCAAACGCTTAAGGATCAGCTGGCCTCCACATGCATTGTCACCTGCCTGGCGGTTAAGGCCTCCTCCGTGCAGAAGAAAAACATTGCCGAACGTTTGCCAAATGGAATTTTGGTGAATGTAAACTACAG ACTCTCCAGCCTGGACAAAGTGGAGACACTTATGGGGGACTCGGTGCAGCTGATTTGCGTAAAGGATACATTTTCGTGCAAGCCATTTGGGGACAAAACCAACTTTCTGGGCGACTGGTCGCCGCTGTCGAAGACATGGGAGCGCGTCTCATCGGGAGAACGGGCACGGTTGCtcaatcaattgaatttgGGAGAGTTCTGGATGTCGTTCTATGattttgtacaaatattcACCGCCCTGGAGATTGTCTATCTGGACAGCGAGACGGCCAACGATGAGGAGATGCTCAAGAATCGGCCGCTGCATTGGAAAATGAAGATGTACCAGGGCCAGTGGAAGCGGGGCGTCACGGCCGGCGGCTGTCGCAATCATGAGTCCTTTCACATCAATCCACAGCTGCTTGTTTCCGTGCAGGAGAAGCAGGACGTTGTCATAGCCCTCAATCAGCATACGGCCGTCGAGCCAAAGGTCATTGGCTTCACGATGTACACCTGGAATCGAGAGTACAACCTGAATGAGTGCCTGCAAAAGGACTTCTTCAAGAATCACGTGAGCTTCCTGAACTCGGACTATGGCAATACACGGCACGTCTGCTACCACACACAGCTGGAGGCCGGCCATTATGTGCTCATACCCACGACATATGAGCCGGCGGAGGAGGCACATTTCACCATTCGCATACTGGGCACCTCTGCGCTGCGGCTGTCCTGCCTGGAGACCCAAACGATGATACTGCTGGACCCGTTTCCGGCGCTCAAGAGCGAGGACAGCATACAGAAAATCAAGAGCGTGTGCCAGTACGAGCCGGTGTATATGCAGCTGGCGGATGAGAACAAGACGATCAACTGCTTTGAGCTGCACGAACTGCTGGAGGCCTGCCTGCCCAATGACTACATAAAGGGGTGTGCCAACATAGACATTTGCCGCCAGGTGATTGCCTTGCAGGACAAGAGCGGCAACGGGCGGATCACCTTTCAGCAGTTCAAGACGTTTATGGTGAATCTCAAGTCCTGGCAGGGTGTCTTCAAGATGTACACCAAGGAGAAGGCTGGCATTTTGCGGGCGGAACGCTTGCGGGATGCACTCTGTGACATTGGGTTTCAGCTGAGCACCGACATCATGAACTGCCTCATACAGCGCTATATACGCAAGGACGGCACCCTGCGACTCAGTGACTTTGTCTCGGCCGTCATACATTTGACGACGGCATTCAATCAATTCCATCTGAAGAACTACAGCCAGGTGAATGTGATCGAGGTGCATCTGCATGACTGGATCAAGAGTATATTAAGCTGCTGA
- the LOC117894034 gene encoding katanin p80 WD40 repeat-containing subunit B1 isoform X2: protein MALSRNLVSKIYDIKAHDGKVTSLDLGETGRVLVTGGEDRNVNLWAIGQNECFMSLTGHNRSIDCVRFAYKDNFVYSADDIGIIRRWDLNAQKIYSTLNGHMKSVRTLDFNPSGEYVVSGSNDTTVRLWDVQNENNCIRVCRGHMSHVNSVKFSPDGLWIASAGLEGSILIWDIRKSKQIMEFIAEPPVTAITCIQFHPFEFLLAAGRVDGTVSIYDLEHKQLVSQTTHFYGQAIRCITFSDNGECLFVGSVSGISVIGWEPDRELDHIKGSWSSLGDMKVVNNKLICGCHEIDAVSINTISLDRVIPFYQPPNTLPNFKHNSTNRKSFTRGNQKFRLSLGGSKPAQVKEEQEQEHDNKSQNFDDLSSPNLSLEVVSEAVLESTESSPMSSLHQAGILAPGEHVHPYSVAIDTQLRHTKFSRLPDNMMNSTYTSYNGMDVGGSSRPLPLNGPSSLHTVENYNNIYPLKKEVAEAEEEDADADADVQHVEYNLNESNAPILSNYDNYEMAEDFPVNQNLNYLANSYKAVVPPASSTINASSKSIRKTTTNLHKRGTGISNTKQTSTAIFGSNKLSQVASVSSMELHKMDDNMILKKSSSSNVVNKNKRSMMGGATAQSQYYKENSQQKNINVEIITKPPMRSRTTLDMRITHQNKTQEKHTHPLSNQRIISDYHQDFDSLSRSHEAVLQELCNRQTTLDLLRLSTRSHDVLGALKQARNTGRSIFIDLLGAILEKPSSWNLDFCVFVLPEIFELLQSQHKFHFTRACDTLRIILSNFLPTIQDNLDPWAANGLGVDVTREDRQRKCAECQRWLLQIKHLPESVHFGGTLSQLQNIILF from the exons ATGGCACTGTCCAGAAATTTGGTATCAAAGATCT ATGACATAAAGGCACACGATGGGAAAGTCACCAGCCTCGATCTGGGTGAAACGGGCCGTGTGCTGGTCACCGGCGGCGAGGATCGCAATGTTAATCTCTGGGCCATTGGCCAGAACGAGTGCTTCATG TCCCTAACTGGTCATAATCGCTCCATTGATTGCGTTCGCTTTGCATATAAAGACAATTTTGTTTACTCTGCCGATGATATTGGCATCATACGGCGTTGGGATCTCAATGCCCAGAAGATATACTCAACGCTCAATGGGCATATGAAGAGTGTGCGCACCCTGGACTTCAATCCCTCCGGGGAGTATGTGGTATCCGGCAGCAATGATACCACCGTTAG ACTCTGGGACGTGCAAAATGAGAACAATTGCATTCGAGTGTGCCGTGGTCATATGTCGCACGTTAACTCTGTTAAATTCTCACCGGACGGACTGTGGATTGCTTCCGCTGGCCTGGAGGGATCCATTCTCATCTGGGACATACGCAAGAGCAAGCAGATTATGGAATTTATAGCCGAGCCACCAGTCACGGCCATCACGTGCATACAGTTCCATCCCTTTGAGTTTCTGCTCGCCGCAGGACGCGTCGATGGCACTGTGTCCATCTATGATCTGGAGCATAAGCAGCTGGTGTCGCAGACCACACATTTCTATGGCCAGGCCATCAGATGCATTACGTTCAGCGACAATGGAGAATGCCTCTTTGTGGGCAGTGTTTCAGGCATCTCTGTGATTGGCTGGGAGCCCGATCGCGAGCTGGATCACATAAAGGGCAGCTGGTCCTCGCTGGGTGACATGAAAGTTGTCAACAATAAGCTG ATCTGTGGTTGTCATGAGATCGATGCTGTGTCTATTAATACCATAAGTCTCGACCGTGTGATACCGTTCTACCAGCCGCCGAATACCCTGCCCAACTTCAAGCACAACTCGACGAACCGAAAGAGTTTTACGCGCGGCAATCAAAAGTTTCGCCTGTCTCTCGGCGGCTCCAAGCCCGCCCAGgtcaaggaggagcaggagcaggagcatgaCAATAAAAGTCAGAATTTCGATGATCTGTCATCGCCCAACCTGAGTCTGGAAGTTGTGAGCGAGGCCGTGCTGGAGTCGACAGAATCATCGCCCATGTCGTCGCTGCATCAGGCTGGTATTTTGGCTCCTGGCGAGCATGTGCATCCGTACAGCGTGGCCATTGATACACAGCTGCGGCACACCAAATTCTCACGCCTGCCCGACAATATGATGAACTCAACCTACACCAGCTACAATGGCATGGATGTGGGTGGCTCCAGTCGCCCATTGCCGCTGAATGGCCCCAGCTCGCTGCACACGGTGGAGAATTATAACAATATTTATCCGCTGAAGAAGGaggtggcggaggcggaggaggaggacgccgacgccgacgcgGATGTGCAGCACGTGGAGTACAATCTGAATGAGAGCAATGCGCCAATTCTCTCCAATTATGATAACTACGAGATGGCCGAGGATTTTCCAGTCAATCAGAACTTGAACTATTTGGCAAATAGCTATAAGGCAGTGGTGCCGCCCGCATCCTCTACGATAAATGCCTCGTCCAAGTCGATCAGGAAAACGACAACCAATCTGCACAAGCGCGGCACGGGCATCAGCAACACCAAACAGACATCGACGGCGATTTTTGGCAGCAATAAGCTGAGCCAAGTGGCGTCGGTTAGTTCGATGGAGCTGCACAAGATGGACGATAATATGATACTCAAGAAGTCATCCTCCTCGAATGTGGTCAACAAGAACAAGCGGTCGATGATGGGTGGGGCGACCGCTCAGAGCCAGTACTACAAGGAGAATAGCCAGCAGAAGAACATCAATGTGGAGATAATCACGAAGCCGCCAATGAGGTCACGCACCACCCTAGATATGCGTATAACGCATCAAAataaaactcaggaaaagcaTACGCAC CCACTTAGCAATCAACGCATCATTTCTGATTATCATCAGGACTTTGATTCCCTGTCAAGGTCACACGAGGCTGTGCTGCAGGAGTTGTGCAACCGCCAGACCACCCTGGATCTGCTAAGACTCTCAACAAG ATCGCATGATGTACTGGGCGCCCTGAAGCAAGCTAGGAATACCGGACGCTCCATCTTCATAGACCTACTGGGCGCCATTCTTGAGAAGCC GTCCTCGTGGAACTTGGATTTCTGCGTATTCGTTTTGCCAGAGATATTTGAACTGTTGCAAAGTCAACACAAGTT CCACTTTACCAGAGCCTGTGATACATTGCGTATCATTTTGTCAAACTTCTTGCCAACCATACAGGATAACCTCGACCCCTGGGCGGCCAATGGCCTGGGCGTGGATGTGACGCGGGAGGATCGTCAGCGGAAATGCGCCGAGTGTCAGCGTTGGCTGTTGCAGATCAAGCATCTGCCCGAGAGTGTTCACTTTGGGGGCACGCTGTCGCAATTGCAGAACATAATTCTTTTTTAA
- the LOC117894034 gene encoding katanin p80 WD40 repeat-containing subunit B1 isoform X1 — MALSRNLVSKIYDIKAHDGKVTSLDLGETGRVLVTGGEDRNVNLWAIGQNECFMSLTGHNRSIDCVRFAYKDNFVYSADDIGIIRRWDLNAQKIYSTLNGHMKSVRTLDFNPSGEYVVSGSNDTTVRLWDVQNENNCIRVCRGHMSHVNSVKFSPDGLWIASAGLEGSILIWDIRKSKQIMEFIAEPPVTAITCIQFHPFEFLLAAGRVDGTVSIYDLEHKQLVSQTTHFYGQAIRCITFSDNGECLFVGSVSGISVIGWEPDRELDHIKGSWSSLGDMKVVNNKLICGCHEIDAVSINTISLDRVIPFYQPPNTLPNFKHNSTNRKSFTRGNQKFRLSLGGSKPAQVKEEQEQEHDNKSQNFDDLSSPNLSLEVVSEAVLESTESSPMSSLHQAGILAPGEHVHPYSVAIDTQLRHTKFSRLPDNMMNSTYTSYNGMDVGGSSRPLPLNGPSSLHTVENYNNIYPLKKEVAEAEEEDADADADVQHVEYNLNESNAPILSNYDNYEMAEDFPVNQNLNYLANSYKAVVPPASSTINASSKSIRKTTTNLHKRGTGISNTKQTSTAIFGSNKLSQVASVSSMELHKMDDNMILKKSSSSNVVNKNKRSMMGGATAQSQYYKENSQQKNINVEIITKPPMRSRTTLDMRITHQNKTQEKHTHQPLSNQRIISDYHQDFDSLSRSHEAVLQELCNRQTTLDLLRLSTRSHDVLGALKQARNTGRSIFIDLLGAILEKPSSWNLDFCVFVLPEIFELLQSQHKFHFTRACDTLRIILSNFLPTIQDNLDPWAANGLGVDVTREDRQRKCAECQRWLLQIKHLPESVHFGGTLSQLQNIILF; from the exons ATGGCACTGTCCAGAAATTTGGTATCAAAGATCT ATGACATAAAGGCACACGATGGGAAAGTCACCAGCCTCGATCTGGGTGAAACGGGCCGTGTGCTGGTCACCGGCGGCGAGGATCGCAATGTTAATCTCTGGGCCATTGGCCAGAACGAGTGCTTCATG TCCCTAACTGGTCATAATCGCTCCATTGATTGCGTTCGCTTTGCATATAAAGACAATTTTGTTTACTCTGCCGATGATATTGGCATCATACGGCGTTGGGATCTCAATGCCCAGAAGATATACTCAACGCTCAATGGGCATATGAAGAGTGTGCGCACCCTGGACTTCAATCCCTCCGGGGAGTATGTGGTATCCGGCAGCAATGATACCACCGTTAG ACTCTGGGACGTGCAAAATGAGAACAATTGCATTCGAGTGTGCCGTGGTCATATGTCGCACGTTAACTCTGTTAAATTCTCACCGGACGGACTGTGGATTGCTTCCGCTGGCCTGGAGGGATCCATTCTCATCTGGGACATACGCAAGAGCAAGCAGATTATGGAATTTATAGCCGAGCCACCAGTCACGGCCATCACGTGCATACAGTTCCATCCCTTTGAGTTTCTGCTCGCCGCAGGACGCGTCGATGGCACTGTGTCCATCTATGATCTGGAGCATAAGCAGCTGGTGTCGCAGACCACACATTTCTATGGCCAGGCCATCAGATGCATTACGTTCAGCGACAATGGAGAATGCCTCTTTGTGGGCAGTGTTTCAGGCATCTCTGTGATTGGCTGGGAGCCCGATCGCGAGCTGGATCACATAAAGGGCAGCTGGTCCTCGCTGGGTGACATGAAAGTTGTCAACAATAAGCTG ATCTGTGGTTGTCATGAGATCGATGCTGTGTCTATTAATACCATAAGTCTCGACCGTGTGATACCGTTCTACCAGCCGCCGAATACCCTGCCCAACTTCAAGCACAACTCGACGAACCGAAAGAGTTTTACGCGCGGCAATCAAAAGTTTCGCCTGTCTCTCGGCGGCTCCAAGCCCGCCCAGgtcaaggaggagcaggagcaggagcatgaCAATAAAAGTCAGAATTTCGATGATCTGTCATCGCCCAACCTGAGTCTGGAAGTTGTGAGCGAGGCCGTGCTGGAGTCGACAGAATCATCGCCCATGTCGTCGCTGCATCAGGCTGGTATTTTGGCTCCTGGCGAGCATGTGCATCCGTACAGCGTGGCCATTGATACACAGCTGCGGCACACCAAATTCTCACGCCTGCCCGACAATATGATGAACTCAACCTACACCAGCTACAATGGCATGGATGTGGGTGGCTCCAGTCGCCCATTGCCGCTGAATGGCCCCAGCTCGCTGCACACGGTGGAGAATTATAACAATATTTATCCGCTGAAGAAGGaggtggcggaggcggaggaggaggacgccgacgccgacgcgGATGTGCAGCACGTGGAGTACAATCTGAATGAGAGCAATGCGCCAATTCTCTCCAATTATGATAACTACGAGATGGCCGAGGATTTTCCAGTCAATCAGAACTTGAACTATTTGGCAAATAGCTATAAGGCAGTGGTGCCGCCCGCATCCTCTACGATAAATGCCTCGTCCAAGTCGATCAGGAAAACGACAACCAATCTGCACAAGCGCGGCACGGGCATCAGCAACACCAAACAGACATCGACGGCGATTTTTGGCAGCAATAAGCTGAGCCAAGTGGCGTCGGTTAGTTCGATGGAGCTGCACAAGATGGACGATAATATGATACTCAAGAAGTCATCCTCCTCGAATGTGGTCAACAAGAACAAGCGGTCGATGATGGGTGGGGCGACCGCTCAGAGCCAGTACTACAAGGAGAATAGCCAGCAGAAGAACATCAATGTGGAGATAATCACGAAGCCGCCAATGAGGTCACGCACCACCCTAGATATGCGTATAACGCATCAAAataaaactcaggaaaagcaTACGCAC CAGCCACTTAGCAATCAACGCATCATTTCTGATTATCATCAGGACTTTGATTCCCTGTCAAGGTCACACGAGGCTGTGCTGCAGGAGTTGTGCAACCGCCAGACCACCCTGGATCTGCTAAGACTCTCAACAAG ATCGCATGATGTACTGGGCGCCCTGAAGCAAGCTAGGAATACCGGACGCTCCATCTTCATAGACCTACTGGGCGCCATTCTTGAGAAGCC GTCCTCGTGGAACTTGGATTTCTGCGTATTCGTTTTGCCAGAGATATTTGAACTGTTGCAAAGTCAACACAAGTT CCACTTTACCAGAGCCTGTGATACATTGCGTATCATTTTGTCAAACTTCTTGCCAACCATACAGGATAACCTCGACCCCTGGGCGGCCAATGGCCTGGGCGTGGATGTGACGCGGGAGGATCGTCAGCGGAAATGCGCCGAGTGTCAGCGTTGGCTGTTGCAGATCAAGCATCTGCCCGAGAGTGTTCACTTTGGGGGCACGCTGTCGCAATTGCAGAACATAATTCTTTTTTAA
- the LOC117894064 gene encoding peroxisomal multifunctional enzyme type 2, translating to MSSAGKLRFDGRVAVVTGAGAGLGREYALLLASRGAKVVVNDLGGTHSGEGASQRAADVVVEEIRKSGGEAVADYNSVIDGAKVIETAIKAYGRVDILINNAGILRDRSLLKTSEQDWNLVNDVHLKGSFKCTQAAFGHMKSQNFGRIIMTSSNSGIFGNFGQGNYSAAKMGLVGLANTVAIEGARNNIYCNVIIPTAASRMTEGILPDILFNELKPQLIAPVVAYLCHESCEDNGSYIESAAGWATKVQTVRGKGSVLRPSLEDPVTIEYVKNVWSKVTDMSQAKHLNSMAEASGYLLEVLEKLKAGDQDAVEDTFTFDNKELITYALGIGASIKNSQDLRFLYENDADFSAIPSFFVLPGLLLAMSTDRLVGSALPNNQADFTNILHGEQYLEIADDLPTSGTLTTTGKVFDVMDKGSGAVVVTNCDSFDENGRLVVKNQSCVFVVGAGKFGGKKNPIAGVVPLLPNPSRQPDSSVQYSTSEDQAVLYRLSGDRNPLHIDPQMARMAGFKTPILHGLCTLGYSVRAVLSQYADNNPALFKAIKVRFSGPVLPGQTLKVDMWLEGKRVHFRTVVVETGKEVISGAYVDLKSTKAKL from the exons ATGTCTTCTGCTGGCAAACTGCGTTTCGATGGCCGTGTGGCGGTGGTGActggtgccggtgccggcCTGGGCCGGGAATATGCCCTCCTGTTGGCCTCGCGCGGCGCCAAGGTGGTGGTCAACGACCTGGGCGGCACTCATTCCGGCGAGGGGGCCTCACAGCGTGCCGCTGATGTGGTCGTCGAAGAGATACGCAAGAGCGGCGGTGAGGCGGTGGCCGATTACAATTCCGTCATCGATGGGGCAAAGGTCATTGAGACGGCCATCAAGGCGTACGGCCGCGTGGATATACTGATCAATAATGCCGGCATTCTGCGGGATCGCAGCCTGCTGAAAACCTCCGAACAGGACTGGAACCTGGTCAACGATGTGCACCTAAAGGGCAGCTTCAAGTGCACTCAAGCTGCCTTTGGGCACATGAAGAGCCAAAACTTTGGCCGCATCATCATGACCTCCTCGAACTCGGGCATCTTTGGTAACTTTGGACAGGGCAACTATTCGGCTGCCAAAATGGGACTCGTTGGCCTGGCCAACACAGTGGCCATTGAGGGCGCACGCAATAATATCTACTGCAATGTGATTATCCCGACTGCAGCCAGCCGCATGACCGAGGGCATTCTCCCCGATATTCTGTTCAATGAGCTCAAGCCGCAGCTGATTGCCCCAGTGGTGGCCTACCTGTGCCACGAATCCTGCGAGGATAATG gCAGCTACATCGAGAGCGCCGCTGGCTGGGCCACCAAAGTCCAGACAGTCCGTGGCAAGGGATCTGTGCTGCGACCCTCTCTGGAAGATCCCGTCACCATTGAGTATGTGAAGAATGTCTGGTCCAAGGTGACGGACATGTCACAGGCCAAGCATCTCAACTCGATGGCCGAGGCCTCGGGCTACCTGTTGGAGGTGCTCGAGAAGCTAAAGGCCGGCGATCAGGATGCCGTCGAGGACACTTTCACATTCGACAACAAGGAGCTCATCACCTACGCCCTGGGCATCGGTGCTTCGATCAAGAACAGCCAGGACTTGCGCTTCCTCTACGAAAATGATGCTGATTTCTCTGCCATTCCCTCGTTCTTCGTGCTGCCCGGCCTACTGCTGGCCATGTCCACGGACAGGCTGGTGGGCAGCGCCCTGCCCAACAATCAGGCCGACTTCACCAACATTCTGCATGGCGAACAGTATCTGGAGATTGCCGATGATCTGCCCACCAGTGGAACTCTGACCACGACCGGCAAGGTGTTTGATGTCATGGACAAGGGGTCCGGCGCTGTGGTTGTCACCAATTGCGATTCGTTTGACGAGAATGGCCGCCTGGTGGTGAAGAACCAGAGCTGCGTGTTTGTGGTAGGTGCTGGAAAATTCGGTGGCAAGAAAAATCCCATTGCCGGTGtggtgccactgctgccgaATCCCAGCCGCCAGCCAGACTCCAGCGTTCAGTACTCAACCAGCGAGGATCAGGCCGTACTCTACCGACTCTCCGGTGACCGCAATCCCTTGCACATTGATCCCCAAATGGCACGCATGGCAGGCTTCAAGACGCCCATTCTGCATGGCCTATGCACCCTGGGCTATTCAGTGCGTGCCGTTCTCAGCCAGTATGCCGACAACAATCCGGCACTCTTCAAGGCCATCAAAGTGCGCTTCTCGGGCCCCGTGCTGCCCGGCCAGACGCTGAAGGTGGACATGTGGCTGGAGGGCAAACGCGTACACTTCCGCACTGTGGTCGTGGAGACCGGCAAGGAGGTTATTTCGGGGGCCTACGTCGATCTGAAGAGCACCAAGGCCAAGTTGTAA
- the LOC117894130 gene encoding enhancer of yellow 2 transcription factor encodes MTISNAVDKFTMMSGDRVKIKDLLSSRLTECGWRDEVRLLCRSILQEKGAISSFTVEQLVTEVTPRARSLVPDAVKKELLIKIRTIFDENETDDMDPEEA; translated from the coding sequence ATGACCATTTCCAACGCAGTCGATAAGTTTACAATGATGTCTGGAGACCGGGTAAAGATTAAAGATCTGCTGAGTAGTCGGCTCACCGAGTGCGGATGGCGAGACGAGGTGCGGCTGCTGTGCCGCAGCATTCTGCAGGAGAAGGGGGCCATCAGTAGCTTCACCGTCGAGCAGCTGGTGACGGAGGTGACGCCCAGGGCCCGTTCCCTTGTTCCCGATGCCGTGAAAAAGGAGCTCCTGATCAAGATTCGAACCATTTTCGACGAGAACGAGACCGACGACATGGATCCCGAGGAGGCTTGA